In Myotis daubentonii chromosome 16, mMyoDau2.1, whole genome shotgun sequence, one DNA window encodes the following:
- the TMEM94 gene encoding transmembrane protein 94 isoform X7: MLFKQAELWMPLQGKSNKGEPPLALGLSTRKALSILKEQLEAVLEGHLREQKKCLTWKEMWRSSFLHHSNRCSCFHWPGASLMLLAVLLLLGCYGGQPAGSHGVELVNASALFLLLLLNLILIARQDRLKRREVEWRLRGIIDQIQDALKDGKEIKWPDAMYPDLHMPFAPSWSLHWAYRDGHLVNLPVSLLVEGDIIALRPGQESFASLRGIKDDEHIVLEPGDLFPPFSPPPSPRGELKKGPQNPQQHRLFRVLETPVIDNIRWCLDMALSRPITALDNERFTVQSVMLHYAMPVVLASFLITNALRFMLRAPGVTSWQYTLLQLQVNGVLPILPLLFPVLWVLATACGEARVLAQMSKGSPSSLLAKFSEDTLSSYTEAVSTQEMLRSIWGHFLRVIQGTSSTLSHSSSLLHSLGSVTVLCCVDKQGILSWPNPSPETVLFFSGKVEPPHSSHEDLTDDLSTRSFCHPEVEEEPHERDALLAGSLNTTLHLANEQERGDWPADGPKVPEPCSHHRAHGHSKHPSGSNTQPGLESEPYEAEDFVCDYHLEMLSLSQDQQNPPCIQFDDSNWQLHLTSLKPLGLNVLLNLCNASVTERLCRFSDHLCNIALQESHSAVLPVHVPWGLCELARLIGFTPGAKELFKQQNHLALYRLPSAEMVKESSLGRLSCVTKRRPPLSHMISLFIKDTTTSTEQMLSHGTADVVLEACTDFWDGADIYPLSGSDRKKVLDFYQRACLSGYCSAFAYKPMSCSLSSQLNGKCIELVQAPGQSSIFTLCELPSTTPIKLSTRHNSWSSDEGIGEVLEKEDCMQALSGQIFMGMVSSQYQARLDVVRLIDGLVNACIRFVYFSLEDELKSKVFAEKMGLETGWNCHISLTPNGDMPGSEIPPSSPSHAGSLHDDLNQGEGKVSRDDAEGLLMMEEGHSDLISFQPTDSDLPSFLEDCNRAKLPRGIHQVRPHLQNIDNVPLLVPLFTDCTPETMCEMIKIMQEYGEVTCCLGSSANLRNSCLFLQSDISIALDPLYPSRCSWETFGYATSTNMAQASDGLSPLQLSGQLNSLPCSLAFRQEETISIIRLIEQARHATYGIRKCFLFLLQCQLSLVVIQFLSCLVQLPPLLSTTDILWLSCFCYPLLSISLLGKPPHSSVMSVATGKNLLSIPKKTQHYFLLCFLLKFSLTIGSCLICFGFTLQSFCDSSRARNLTNCSSIMLPSHADTAPAWFDDFANGLLLAQKLTAALIVLHTVFISVTHVHRTKPLWRKSPLTNLWWSVTVPVVLLGQVVQTAVDLQLWTHRDSRVHFGLEDVPLLTWLLGCLSLVLVVVSNEIVKLHEIRVRVRYQKRQKLQFETKLGMNSPF; this comes from the exons ATGCTCTTTAAGCAGGCAGAGCTATGGATGCCCCTTCAGGGCAAGAGCAACAAA GGCGAGCCCCCCTTGGCCCTGGGCCTGTCCACGCGGAAGGCCCTCAGCATCCTGAAGGAGCAGCTGGAGGCGGTGCTGGAGGGACACCTGAGGGAGCAGAAGAAGTGCCTCACCTGGAAG gagatgTGGAGGAGCAGCTTCCTGCATCACAGTAACCGCTGCTCCTGTTTCCACTGGCCGGGCGCCTCGCTCATGCTGCTggcggtgctgctgctgctgggctgctACGGGGGCCAGCCGGCCGGCAG CCACGGGGTGGAGCTGGTGAATGCCTCGGCGctgtttctcttgctgcttctcaACCTCATCCTCATCGCACGGCAAGATCGGCTGAAACGTCGGGAGGTGGAGTGGAGGCTCCGAGGGATCATCGACCAAATCCAAG ATGCCCTCAAGGATGGCAAGGAGATCAAGTGGCCAGATGCCATGTACCCCGACCTCCACATGCCCTTTGCACCGTCCTGGTCCCTGCATTGGGCCTACAGAGATGGACATCTGGTCAACCTGCCAGTTAGCCTGTTGGTAGAAGGAGACATcatagctctgaggcctggccagGAATCGTTCGCCTCTCTGAGGGGGATCAAG GATGATGAGCACATCGTCTTGGAGCCCGGAGACCTGTTTCCCCCTTTCTCGCCACCGCCCTCCCCCCGGGGAGAGCTGAAGAAAGGGCCGCAGAACCCCCAGCAGCACCGGCTGTTCCGTGTCCTTGAGACCCCCGTGATTGACAACATCAG ATGGTGCCTGGACATGGCCCTGTCCCGCCCCATCACTGCTCTGGACAACGAGAGGTTCACGGTGCAGTCGGTGATGCTGCACTACGCCATGCCTGTGGTCCTG GCCAGCTTCCTCATCACCAATGCCCTGCGCTTCATGCTGCGCGCCCCCGGGGTCACGTCCTGGCAGTACACCCTCCTCCAGCTACAG GTGAATGGCGTCCTGCCCATCCTCCCCCTGCTCTTTCCAGTCCTCTGGGTCCTGGCAACCGCCTGCggagaagcccgggtcctggcCCAGATGAGCAAGGGCTCCCCCAGCTCTCTG CTGGCCAAGTTCTCAGAGGATACTCTCAGCAGCTACACAGAAGCCGTGTCCACTCAG GAAATGCTGCGCAGCATTTGGGGCCACTTCCTGCGGGTGATCCAGGGGACGTCGTCCACGCTGAGCCACAGCTCCAGCCTGCTGCACAGCCTGGGCTCCGTCACG GTCCTGTGCTGTGTGGACAAACAGGGGATCCTGTCGTGGCCAAATCCCAGCCCAGAGACCGTGCTGTTCTTCAGCGGGAAGGTGGAGCCTCCGCACAGCAGCCACGAGGACCTGACGGATGACCTGTCCACCCGCTCCTTCTGCCACCccgaggtggaggaggag CCCCACGAACGGGATGCCCTCCTGGCTGGCTCCCTGAACACCACGCTGCACCTGGCCAATGAGCAGGAGCGCGGCGACTGGCCTGCTGACGGCCCCAAGGTCCCTGAGCCCTGCTCTCACCACAGAGCGCACGGCCACAGCAAACACCCGTCCGGCTCGAAC ACGCAGCCTGGGCTGGAGAGCGAGCCCTACGAGGCGGAGGACTTCGTGTGTGACTACCACTTGGAGATGCTGAGCCTGTCGCAGGACCAGCAGAACCCCCCCTGCATCCAGTTTGATGACTCCAACTGGCAGCTGCACCTCACCTCCCTCAAGCCCTTGGGCCTCAACGTGCTGCTGAACCTGTGCAACGCCAGCGTCACCGAGCGGCTGTGCCGCTTCTCCGACCACCTGTGCAACATCGCCCTGCAGGAGAGCCACAGCGCCGTGCTGCCCGTCCACGTGCCCTGGGGGCTCTGCGAGCTCGCCCGCCTCATCG gcttCACTCCTGGGGCCAAGGAGCTCTTCAAGCAGCAGAACCACCTGGCGCTCTATCGCCTCCCCAGTGCCGAGATGGTGAAGGAGAGCTCCCTGGGGAGGCTGTCCTGTGTCACCAAGCGGCGCCCCCCGCTCAGCCACATGATCAGCCTCTTCATCAAGGACACCACCACCA GCACAGAACAGATGCTGTCCCATGGCACAGCAGACGTGGTCTTGGAGGCCTGCACAGACTTCTGGGATGGAGCTGACATCTACCCTCTTTCGGGTTCCGACAG AAAGAAAGTGCTGGATTTCTACCAGCGCGCCTGCCTGTCTGGCTACTGCTCCGCCTTCGCCTATAAGCCCATGAGCTGCAGCCTGTCCTCCCAGCTTAATGGCAAGTGCATCGAGCTGGTGCAGGCGCCGGGCCAGAGCAGCATCTTCACCCTGTGCGAGCTGCCCAGCACCACCCCCATCAAGCTGAGCACCCGCCACAACAGCTGGAGCTCCGATG AAGGGATCGGGGAGGTGCTGGAGAAGGAAGACTGCATGCAGGCCCTGAGCGGCCAGATCTTCATGGGCATGGTGTCCTCCCAGTACCAGGCCCGGCTGGACGTCGTGCGCCTCATCGACGGGCTGGTCAATGCCTGCATTCGCTTCGTCTACTTCTCTTTGGAGGATGAGCTCAAAAGCAAG GTGTTTGCAGAGAAGATGGGCCTGGAGACAGGCTGGAACTGCCACATCTCCCTCACACCCAATGGGGACATGCCTGGCTCCGAGatccccccctccagccccagccacgCTGGCTCCCTGCACGATGACCTGAATCAGGGTGAGGGCAAAG TGTCCCGAGATGATGCAGAAGGGCTCCTGATGATGGAGGAGGGCCATTCTGACCTCATCAGCTTCCAGCCTACGGACAGTGACCTCCCCAGCTTCCTGGAGGACTGCAACCGG GCCAAGCTGCCCCGGGGCATCCACCAGGTGCGGCCCCACCTGCAGAACATCGACAACGTGCCCCTGCTAGTGCCCCTGTTCACTGACTGTACCCCCGAGA CCATGTGTGAGATGATCAAGATCATGCAGGAGTACGGGGAGGTGACCTGCTGCCTGGGCAGCTCTGCCAACCTGCGGAACAGCTGCCTCTTCCTCCAGAGCGACATCAG CATTGCCCTGGACCCCCTGTACCCATCCCGCTGCTCCTGGGAGACCTTCGGCTATGCCACCAGCACCAACATGGCCCAGGCCTCGGATGGCCTTTCCCCCCTGCAGCTCTCGGGGCAGCTCAAcagcctgccctgctccctggcctTCCGCCAGGAGGAGACCATCAGTATCATCCGCCTCATCGAGCAG GCTCGGCATGCCACCTACGGCATTCGCAAGtgcttcctcttcctgctgcagTGCCAGCTGTCTCTCGTGGTCATCCAG TTCCTCTCTTGCCTAGTCCAGCTGCCACCGCTGCTCAGTACCACCGACATCCTGTGGCTGTCCTGCTTTTGCTATCCCCTGCTCAG CATCTCTCTGCTGGGGAAGCCCCCCCATAGCTCCGTCATGTCTGTGGCAACAGGGAAAAACCTTCTCTCCATTCCTAAGAAG ACCCAGCACTACTTCCTGCTCTGTTTCTTGCTCAAGTTCAGTCTCACCATCGGCTCGTGCCTCATCTGCTTTGGCTTCACATTGCAGAGCTTCTGTGACAGCTCCCGGGCCCGCAACCTCACCAACTGCTCCTCCATCATGCTGCCCAG CCATGCAGACACGGCTCCAGCCTGGTTTGATGACTTTGCCAATGGGCTGCTTCTGGCTCAGAAGCTCACTGCCGCCCTGATCGTCCTGCACACCG TCTTCATTTCTGTCACCCACGTGCATCGCACCAAGCCCCTGTGGAGAAAGAGCCCCTTGACCAACCTCTGGTGGTCCGTGACGGTGCCCGTGGT GCTGCTGGGGCAGGTGGTCCAGACGGCGGTTGACCTGCAGCTGTGGACGCACAGGGACAGCCGCGTCCACTTTGGCCTGGAGGACGTGCCTCTGCTGACGTGGCTCCTGGGCTGCCTGTCCCTGGTCCTTGTGGTGGTCAGCAACGAGATCGTGAAGCTGCACGAGATCCG ggTCCGGGTCCGCTACCAGAAGCGACAGAAGCTGCAGTTTGAAACCAAGCTGGGCATGAACTCTCCCTTCTGA
- the TMEM94 gene encoding transmembrane protein 94 isoform X4: protein MLFKQAELWMPLQGKSNKGEPPLALGLSTRKALSILKEQLEAVLEGHLREQKKCLTWKEMWRSSFLHHSNRCSCFHWPGASLMLLAVLLLLGCYGGQPAGSHGVELVNASALFLLLLLNLILIARQDRLKRREVEWRLRGIIDQIQDALKDGKEIKWPDAMYPDLHMPFAPSWSLHWAYRDGHLVNLPVSLLVEGDIIALRPGQESFASLRGIKDDEHIVLEPGDLFPPFSPPPSPRGELKKGPQNPQQHRLFRVLETPVIDNIRWCLDMALSRPITALDNERFTVQSVMLHYAMPVVLASFLITNALRFMLRAPGVTSWQYTLLQLQVNGVLPILPLLFPVLWVLATACGEARVLAQMSKGSPSSLLAKFSEDTLSSYTEAVSTQEMLRSIWGHFLRVIQGTSSTLSHSSSLLHSLGSVTVLCCVDKQGILSWPNPSPETVLFFSGKVEPPHSSHEDLTDDLSTRSFCHPEVEEEPHERDALLAGSLNTTLHLANEQERGDWPADGPKVPEPCSHHRAHGHSKHPSGSNVSFNRDPEGCEDEPGKTQPGLESEPYEAEDFVCDYHLEMLSLSQDQQNPPCIQFDDSNWQLHLTSLKPLGLNVLLNLCNASVTERLCRFSDHLCNIALQESHSAVLPVHVPWGLCELARLIGFTPGAKELFKQQNHLALYRLPSAEMVKESSLGRLSCVTKRRPPLSHMISLFIKDTTTSTEQMLSHGTADVVLEACTDFWDGADIYPLSGSDRKKVLDFYQRACLSGYCSAFAYKPMSCSLSSQLNGKCIELVQAPGQSSIFTLCELPSTTPIKLSTRHNSWSSDGIGEVLEKEDCMQALSGQIFMGMVSSQYQARLDVVRLIDGLVNACIRFVYFSLEDELKSKVFAEKMGLETGWNCHISLTPNGDMPGSEIPPSSPSHAGSLHDDLNQVSRDDAEGLLMMEEGHSDLISFQPTDSDLPSFLEDCNRAKLPRGIHQVRPHLQNIDNVPLLVPLFTDCTPETMCEMIKIMQEYGEVTCCLGSSANLRNSCLFLQSDISIALDPLYPSRCSWETFGYATSTNMAQASDGLSPLQLSGQLNSLPCSLAFRQEETISIIRLIEQARHATYGIRKCFLFLLQCQLSLVVIQFLSCLVQLPPLLSTTDILWLSCFCYPLLSISLLGKPPHSSVMSVATGKNLLSIPKKTQHYFLLCFLLKFSLTIGSCLICFGFTLQSFCDSSRARNLTNCSSIMLPSHADTAPAWFDDFANGLLLAQKLTAALIVLHTVFISVTHVHRTKPLWRKSPLTNLWWSVTVPVVLLGQVVQTAVDLQLWTHRDSRVHFGLEDVPLLTWLLGCLSLVLVVVSNEIVKLHEIRVRVRYQKRQKLQFETKLGMNSPF, encoded by the exons ATGCTCTTTAAGCAGGCAGAGCTATGGATGCCCCTTCAGGGCAAGAGCAACAAA GGCGAGCCCCCCTTGGCCCTGGGCCTGTCCACGCGGAAGGCCCTCAGCATCCTGAAGGAGCAGCTGGAGGCGGTGCTGGAGGGACACCTGAGGGAGCAGAAGAAGTGCCTCACCTGGAAG gagatgTGGAGGAGCAGCTTCCTGCATCACAGTAACCGCTGCTCCTGTTTCCACTGGCCGGGCGCCTCGCTCATGCTGCTggcggtgctgctgctgctgggctgctACGGGGGCCAGCCGGCCGGCAG CCACGGGGTGGAGCTGGTGAATGCCTCGGCGctgtttctcttgctgcttctcaACCTCATCCTCATCGCACGGCAAGATCGGCTGAAACGTCGGGAGGTGGAGTGGAGGCTCCGAGGGATCATCGACCAAATCCAAG ATGCCCTCAAGGATGGCAAGGAGATCAAGTGGCCAGATGCCATGTACCCCGACCTCCACATGCCCTTTGCACCGTCCTGGTCCCTGCATTGGGCCTACAGAGATGGACATCTGGTCAACCTGCCAGTTAGCCTGTTGGTAGAAGGAGACATcatagctctgaggcctggccagGAATCGTTCGCCTCTCTGAGGGGGATCAAG GATGATGAGCACATCGTCTTGGAGCCCGGAGACCTGTTTCCCCCTTTCTCGCCACCGCCCTCCCCCCGGGGAGAGCTGAAGAAAGGGCCGCAGAACCCCCAGCAGCACCGGCTGTTCCGTGTCCTTGAGACCCCCGTGATTGACAACATCAG ATGGTGCCTGGACATGGCCCTGTCCCGCCCCATCACTGCTCTGGACAACGAGAGGTTCACGGTGCAGTCGGTGATGCTGCACTACGCCATGCCTGTGGTCCTG GCCAGCTTCCTCATCACCAATGCCCTGCGCTTCATGCTGCGCGCCCCCGGGGTCACGTCCTGGCAGTACACCCTCCTCCAGCTACAG GTGAATGGCGTCCTGCCCATCCTCCCCCTGCTCTTTCCAGTCCTCTGGGTCCTGGCAACCGCCTGCggagaagcccgggtcctggcCCAGATGAGCAAGGGCTCCCCCAGCTCTCTG CTGGCCAAGTTCTCAGAGGATACTCTCAGCAGCTACACAGAAGCCGTGTCCACTCAG GAAATGCTGCGCAGCATTTGGGGCCACTTCCTGCGGGTGATCCAGGGGACGTCGTCCACGCTGAGCCACAGCTCCAGCCTGCTGCACAGCCTGGGCTCCGTCACG GTCCTGTGCTGTGTGGACAAACAGGGGATCCTGTCGTGGCCAAATCCCAGCCCAGAGACCGTGCTGTTCTTCAGCGGGAAGGTGGAGCCTCCGCACAGCAGCCACGAGGACCTGACGGATGACCTGTCCACCCGCTCCTTCTGCCACCccgaggtggaggaggag CCCCACGAACGGGATGCCCTCCTGGCTGGCTCCCTGAACACCACGCTGCACCTGGCCAATGAGCAGGAGCGCGGCGACTGGCCTGCTGACGGCCCCAAGGTCCCTGAGCCCTGCTCTCACCACAGAGCGCACGGCCACAGCAAACACCCGTCCGGCTCGAACGTGAGCTTCAACAGGGACCCAGAGGGCTGTGAGGATGAGCCCGGCAAG ACGCAGCCTGGGCTGGAGAGCGAGCCCTACGAGGCGGAGGACTTCGTGTGTGACTACCACTTGGAGATGCTGAGCCTGTCGCAGGACCAGCAGAACCCCCCCTGCATCCAGTTTGATGACTCCAACTGGCAGCTGCACCTCACCTCCCTCAAGCCCTTGGGCCTCAACGTGCTGCTGAACCTGTGCAACGCCAGCGTCACCGAGCGGCTGTGCCGCTTCTCCGACCACCTGTGCAACATCGCCCTGCAGGAGAGCCACAGCGCCGTGCTGCCCGTCCACGTGCCCTGGGGGCTCTGCGAGCTCGCCCGCCTCATCG gcttCACTCCTGGGGCCAAGGAGCTCTTCAAGCAGCAGAACCACCTGGCGCTCTATCGCCTCCCCAGTGCCGAGATGGTGAAGGAGAGCTCCCTGGGGAGGCTGTCCTGTGTCACCAAGCGGCGCCCCCCGCTCAGCCACATGATCAGCCTCTTCATCAAGGACACCACCACCA GCACAGAACAGATGCTGTCCCATGGCACAGCAGACGTGGTCTTGGAGGCCTGCACAGACTTCTGGGATGGAGCTGACATCTACCCTCTTTCGGGTTCCGACAG AAAGAAAGTGCTGGATTTCTACCAGCGCGCCTGCCTGTCTGGCTACTGCTCCGCCTTCGCCTATAAGCCCATGAGCTGCAGCCTGTCCTCCCAGCTTAATGGCAAGTGCATCGAGCTGGTGCAGGCGCCGGGCCAGAGCAGCATCTTCACCCTGTGCGAGCTGCCCAGCACCACCCCCATCAAGCTGAGCACCCGCCACAACAGCTGGAGCTCCGATG GGATCGGGGAGGTGCTGGAGAAGGAAGACTGCATGCAGGCCCTGAGCGGCCAGATCTTCATGGGCATGGTGTCCTCCCAGTACCAGGCCCGGCTGGACGTCGTGCGCCTCATCGACGGGCTGGTCAATGCCTGCATTCGCTTCGTCTACTTCTCTTTGGAGGATGAGCTCAAAAGCAAG GTGTTTGCAGAGAAGATGGGCCTGGAGACAGGCTGGAACTGCCACATCTCCCTCACACCCAATGGGGACATGCCTGGCTCCGAGatccccccctccagccccagccacgCTGGCTCCCTGCACGATGACCTGAATCAGG TGTCCCGAGATGATGCAGAAGGGCTCCTGATGATGGAGGAGGGCCATTCTGACCTCATCAGCTTCCAGCCTACGGACAGTGACCTCCCCAGCTTCCTGGAGGACTGCAACCGG GCCAAGCTGCCCCGGGGCATCCACCAGGTGCGGCCCCACCTGCAGAACATCGACAACGTGCCCCTGCTAGTGCCCCTGTTCACTGACTGTACCCCCGAGA CCATGTGTGAGATGATCAAGATCATGCAGGAGTACGGGGAGGTGACCTGCTGCCTGGGCAGCTCTGCCAACCTGCGGAACAGCTGCCTCTTCCTCCAGAGCGACATCAG CATTGCCCTGGACCCCCTGTACCCATCCCGCTGCTCCTGGGAGACCTTCGGCTATGCCACCAGCACCAACATGGCCCAGGCCTCGGATGGCCTTTCCCCCCTGCAGCTCTCGGGGCAGCTCAAcagcctgccctgctccctggcctTCCGCCAGGAGGAGACCATCAGTATCATCCGCCTCATCGAGCAG GCTCGGCATGCCACCTACGGCATTCGCAAGtgcttcctcttcctgctgcagTGCCAGCTGTCTCTCGTGGTCATCCAG TTCCTCTCTTGCCTAGTCCAGCTGCCACCGCTGCTCAGTACCACCGACATCCTGTGGCTGTCCTGCTTTTGCTATCCCCTGCTCAG CATCTCTCTGCTGGGGAAGCCCCCCCATAGCTCCGTCATGTCTGTGGCAACAGGGAAAAACCTTCTCTCCATTCCTAAGAAG ACCCAGCACTACTTCCTGCTCTGTTTCTTGCTCAAGTTCAGTCTCACCATCGGCTCGTGCCTCATCTGCTTTGGCTTCACATTGCAGAGCTTCTGTGACAGCTCCCGGGCCCGCAACCTCACCAACTGCTCCTCCATCATGCTGCCCAG CCATGCAGACACGGCTCCAGCCTGGTTTGATGACTTTGCCAATGGGCTGCTTCTGGCTCAGAAGCTCACTGCCGCCCTGATCGTCCTGCACACCG TCTTCATTTCTGTCACCCACGTGCATCGCACCAAGCCCCTGTGGAGAAAGAGCCCCTTGACCAACCTCTGGTGGTCCGTGACGGTGCCCGTGGT GCTGCTGGGGCAGGTGGTCCAGACGGCGGTTGACCTGCAGCTGTGGACGCACAGGGACAGCCGCGTCCACTTTGGCCTGGAGGACGTGCCTCTGCTGACGTGGCTCCTGGGCTGCCTGTCCCTGGTCCTTGTGGTGGTCAGCAACGAGATCGTGAAGCTGCACGAGATCCG ggTCCGGGTCCGCTACCAGAAGCGACAGAAGCTGCAGTTTGAAACCAAGCTGGGCATGAACTCTCCCTTCTGA